The nucleotide window cttgttaaaaacatattttttatgaaaaaaaatgtgtctaatcaatcatataattatttttttataataacatacttatatattacaaaatttaccaatgttaaattattaaaaaaattatataattaaaacaaatcttaaaaatttttataaaagcaCTTGTATTTAAACGATATATGAAagaatagaattgaaattagtgtatccaagatattaaaattttaaatttaaaaaaaataaaaaaaatttgtgaaaggactagtttggtgcacgacattcaatttcaTGAACTAAAACGAGTCACTTAATGAAAAGTGAGGGACTAATTTGTGTATATATAACATAGGCATAATGGATGACACGTGGATGAATACTGTTACGACACGTGGACACGTGGTCAAATaacattgtgacacgtggcacaaccATCCACGTCAGCATGCTACGTGTCACTGGTCACCACATCATCATATCATTACACATGGCCAAATTAtgaagtgacacgtgtcacatACAGTCCACGTCATCTTGCCATGTCATCACGTCGTTAATGAAAAATAAGTCAGGGATTAATATGgtgcatttttttcaatttcaggaATATAATTAATGCAATTGGAATCTCAGAGacgattttagtgcaaaataccAATCTCAGAAACCATTTTGGAGTTTAACTCTATATAGGAGCGATCTTTGATGGCCAAAATTATAGTggctaaaaatattaaaattggacTAACTTATAAACGAATGACATGTGAAGAGTAGCATATAAGTTGTTAGTGGGTTTGATCACGTTATATGCTAGGGATTACATAAAGTAAGAAATGAGTTGACAAAAATTATGTGTATATTATGAGGGTCTTTTATGtgaaaataaattctattaatattttttgagtgagtaacattaaaaaattaaaaattcattacAATATTAGGTCAATAAAAGTTCCTTGATTATTAAtctattatctattttttattatatatttagaattttataattaaaatgtgtcacatgtTACTCTctcattgtaattgaaatttaatctttttcttaaaattagAGTGTTATCTCCTcgtctctttttctttctttatctctttTGTTTCTTCACTCACtctatttcttttatatattattatcaatgactaattacaaatttgataATCAAAATGTATAATATCACATtctctaattaaaattaaaattaaaattaaaatattaaaattaaaacataactatattatattactaatttaacaatcaaaatatatcacatgacattttttcattaaaattgagataaaatattttttttcaaaaattaataaactttcTTCTTCTATCCTCTTATCTATCTCTCTCCCcttctctatttctctctatCCTTCCACTCtatatataacttataatttatattactaatttgacaaaccaaaatatatcataagatattcttttattacaattaaaataaaatatttttttcaaaaattaacaaactctctctccattttttatctttctctcttttctctctcattctctatttctctctaaattgatattctataaaaaattaaattaataaaataatataatttaaataaactcataaaactataaaaaataatcctataatattatttatatatgttgttgttgttattattattattattatttgtatatttttttatattttttttagttttaaatttttattgtttatcttttcaatatatattttcgGATATCTtcctttaaatatttattatatataatttgaagagaatactaatattgtgattaataattaattatttagaataaatatttaattatttaaaatattaatttgaattaattttataactatcaatataaatattaattaattttatatctcttactttaaaaattaattttttaaaataattaaatctttggAGAGGAGAGGACGCTctaattttagaagaaaaaattgaatttcaattacaataaaagagtaACATATAacctattttaattataaaattagtaatatataatagatataatagataataaataataaataataaattaataattaaaaagtttttattGATCTAACATTTAATGGATTTTAAGTTTTTAGTGTTATCCActcaatgaaattttttttttcttcacacAAATACCCACTACTTTATCCTGCAATAATTTCTAACAAGTAACATGATCANTAACTGCTTCTCTGGATAAGGAGTATCAAAACTGACTTCTGCATCTCTAATTgaacatatattttattcttataggTATAGTGCTGATTTGGCACTCTTTGTTTATTACCATTATAACTTATATTTCATTTCATGCTTAAAATAAAAGTTGTcgtattagaaaaataaaatacaattaaacCTCCATACATCTCTATAGCTAATTAACATTccataatttaaaaagttagtAACCTTCATTGCCACTCAAATTAAAGAAACCCAGAATCTTATTCCATTCACACACCACAAATTaacattataataattatatggTTATGCCaacttctatatatatatgtaacaaCCTTTAAACCTGGTCATGTACGTACCTCAGCTCAAAGAAATAAACAGAAATCATTAGACCCTCTAACTCGCACTTAATTACAATGGATGCTCACCAAGAAACACTGATATTCAACAATGATTATGAGGTGCATGATTTCACTGAGGACCCCAACTTTGATCAGCTCATCAATTTAATTAGAGGGGATAATAATAATGAAGATGATGCTGCTGTGTTCTTTAACTATGGTTCAGACATTATCACCAATGATTGCTTCCTTGATGataatcagaatcagaatcattTACTTCTTCCATATGATCAGATTCATCAGAGCCATAACAACAATAGTAGCAATGAAGTGATGATGAATAATGTGTGTGGTGATGATCCTAGCCCTACTAACCTTATTAGCTCCTTCTCTTGCTTTGATGAAGGGGTGGTTAATAGAGAAAATGAAGGAGAGTATTCTTCTGCAACCACAACTGCAACTGATGAGGCTAATCTTAGTGGTAAACCAAGGCTGAAAGCTGATAGGTCCAAGACTCTCATCTctgagaggaggaggagaagcagAATGAAGGAGAAGCTTTATGCACTCCGCTCTTTGGTCCCTAACATAACAAAGGTGTGTCATCAAGTCTCAATCTTTTCTTAAGTTATGTTTGGTTATTGTTTTATATGCTTGTTCCTCAACTCAAATGTGTTACAAACATGTGTCAGATGGATAAGGCATCGATCATTGGAGATGCATTATCGTACGTGCATGAGCTTCAAGCACAAGCTAAGAAGCTAAAGGCAGAGGTTGCAGGACTTGAAGCATCTCTGTTTGTGTCAGAAAATTACAAAGCATCCTTTGATGACAATTACATAAAAACTGTTCAAGTCACACACAATAGCCACCCGATCAACAAGAAGATAGTGCAGgtttatatgatttgattttccATAAGTTTCTAGTTAGATTTTGCATGTGACTAACATATTATTATGTGTGCTTTGTAGATAGAGATGGTTCAAGTGGAAGAAAGAGGGTATTATGTGAAGATAGTGTGCAACAAAGGAGGAGGAGTTGCTGCATCACTCTACAGGGCTCTCGAGTCTCTTGTGGGTTTCAGTGTTCGGAATTCAAACTTTGAAACTGTTTGTGACACTATACTACTTACATTTACATTGAATGTGGGTTAATACTCTACTTCACTCTAATGAGTCAACAATTTGcttaagaataattaatttaatcactACTATGTGTTGTTGGAAAACAGGTTAAAGGCTTTGAACCAGAAGTTAACCTGCCAAACTTGAAGCTATGGGTGACAGGCGCTCTTCTCAACCAAGGCTTTGAATTCATGGCAAATTTTCATTATTGACATTTCACTATACACGCTTGTTCAAACCATGTTTTTTGACTTCTATGATTCCAAATCGAAACAACTTTTCAAATGTAAGCCTTTATAGTCATCACTCATTAGTGTAACTGCAAGTGTTTGTTTGGATtggttttttataaaatattttttttctgtaaaaaaaaatattttataaaaaaaaatactttttcaaaaaccaaTCTAAATTGACCCTGATATGATGGCTCTTATTACCACTCTACCGTTAGTTGCTTCATAACTTCGTTCTATGTAGTTTTGCAATTTCTACATTAAAAAACAGCATAGGAGAATTAAGTTTTTGGACAGGCTTCAGTTGTTTAAGTAATTATAATGTaccatttcattttcttttttggcTGTTACAACTAATTATTTCAGAAAAGGTATTATAGAAGGCAGCAGAAGCTATTTAAATTTCAACCCATAGAGTTAGAAATAATTCACGTACAAGAAGACACGTAAAACGATATTGTTTGCTTGTTTTCCTCTTTAAGGttcgtctttttttttttgagaatgcAGAGCATAAACCAACGGTATTTCAACGTTATCTAAATTGCAATACattaagtcaccaaaaaaaaaattgcaatacATTATGTGTAAACTGTAAAGCTTTCACGAAGGGCACCACATGCTCCAGTCAAACTATATTTGTGGCATCCTGATTTTCACAACCTTAAACTAAACCTAAACCAATAAGGAGACACATGAATATAATTATGGCAGTAAATGGCCAACTTCAACGCCTTAATCA belongs to Arachis duranensis cultivar V14167 chromosome 8, aradu.V14167.gnm2.J7QH, whole genome shotgun sequence and includes:
- the LOC107461853 gene encoding transcription factor FER-LIKE IRON DEFICIENCY-INDUCED TRANSCRIPTION FACTOR, whose protein sequence is MDAHQETLIFNNDYEVHDFTEDPNFDQLINLIRGDNNNEDDAAVFFNYGSDIITNDCFLDDNQNQNHLLLPYDQIHQSHNNNSSNEVMMNNVCGDDPSPTNLISSFSCFDEGVVNRENEGEYSSATTTATDEANLSGKPRLKADRSKTLISERRRRSRMKEKLYALRSLVPNITKMDKASIIGDALSYVHELQAQAKKLKAEVAGLEASLFVSENYKASFDDNYIKTVQVTHNSHPINKKIVQIEMVQVEERGYYVKIVCNKGGGVAASLYRALESLVGFSVRNSNFETVCDTILLTFTLNVKGFEPEVNLPNLKLWVTGALLNQGFEFMANFHY